One Amycolatopsis sp. NBC_00355 genomic window carries:
- a CDS encoding DUF4097 family beta strand repeat-containing protein has product MARPLLALGGIALIGVGLATAFGWGWGSDFQNDNTLAQTIRSVKLDGDSGDVKIRTGTGPSTVHQEINYHWRGNPGDTFYRVDGDQLVLGDCGNNCSVDFEVVVPAGVPVTGKVDSGGLDIAGVASVDVQADSGSARVEDVSGAVQLHLSSGSIDLHDVGAVTVQSDSGSVTGDGVRGPVDVGAESGRVEFTLAQANDVKVHADSGSVELTVPGGPYRVQGDSDSGHREIDVPTDGSAAHTLDLTTDSGSVTVRAA; this is encoded by the coding sequence ATGGCGCGCCCGCTTCTGGCTCTGGGTGGCATCGCACTGATCGGCGTCGGCCTGGCGACCGCCTTCGGCTGGGGCTGGGGATCGGACTTCCAGAACGACAACACGCTTGCGCAGACCATTCGCAGCGTGAAGCTCGACGGCGACTCGGGTGACGTGAAGATCCGCACCGGCACCGGGCCGTCGACCGTGCACCAGGAGATCAACTACCACTGGCGCGGCAACCCGGGCGACACCTTCTACCGCGTCGACGGCGACCAGCTCGTGCTCGGCGACTGCGGGAACAACTGCTCGGTCGACTTCGAGGTCGTCGTGCCGGCCGGGGTGCCGGTCACCGGCAAGGTCGACTCGGGCGGGCTGGACATCGCCGGCGTGGCGAGCGTCGACGTCCAGGCCGACTCCGGGAGCGCCCGCGTCGAGGACGTCTCCGGCGCGGTGCAGCTCCACCTCAGCAGCGGGTCCATCGACCTGCACGACGTCGGCGCGGTGACGGTGCAGAGCGATTCCGGCAGCGTGACCGGCGACGGCGTTCGCGGCCCGGTCGACGTCGGCGCCGAAAGCGGCCGCGTCGAGTTCACGCTGGCGCAGGCGAACGACGTCAAGGTGCACGCCGACAGCGGCAGCGTCGAGCTGACCGTGCCGGGCGGCCCGTACCGCGTCCAGGGCGACAGCGACAGCGGGCACCGCGAGATCGACGTCCCGACCGACGGGTCCGCCGCGCACACGCTCGACCTCACCACCGACAGCGGCAGCGTCACGGTCCGCGCGGCCTGA
- a CDS encoding YbhB/YbcL family Raf kinase inhibitor-like protein, which produces MPQQPGPYESLPDVPSFTLRSTDVADGETLATPHLSGIFGAGGEDRSPQLSWEGFPAETKSFVVTCYDPDAPTGSGFWHWAVFNLPASVTELASGAGDGSGLPEGAVTLKGDGGVKQYLGAAPPPGHGPHRYYFAVHALDVDKLEIGEDSTPAFLGFNMFGHTLARAVLTPVYENKG; this is translated from the coding sequence ATGCCGCAGCAACCCGGCCCGTACGAATCCCTGCCCGACGTGCCGTCCTTCACCCTCCGCAGCACCGACGTCGCCGACGGCGAAACCCTGGCGACGCCCCACTTGTCCGGCATCTTCGGCGCCGGCGGCGAGGACCGCTCGCCGCAGCTGTCGTGGGAGGGCTTCCCGGCGGAGACAAAGAGCTTCGTCGTGACCTGCTACGACCCGGACGCGCCCACGGGCAGCGGCTTCTGGCACTGGGCCGTGTTCAACCTGCCGGCGTCGGTGACGGAGCTGGCCTCGGGCGCGGGCGACGGCTCGGGTCTCCCCGAAGGCGCGGTGACGCTCAAGGGCGACGGCGGGGTCAAGCAGTACCTCGGCGCCGCGCCCCCGCCCGGGCACGGCCCGCACCGCTACTACTTCGCGGTGCACGCGCTCGACGTCGACAAGCTGGAGATCGGCGAGGACTCGACACCGGCGTTCCTCGGCTTCAACATGTTCGGCCACACGCTGGCCCGCGCGGTGCTCACGCCGGTCTACGAGAACAAGGGCTGA
- a CDS encoding GNAT family N-acetyltransferase, with protein MRTFGDYELDDDRARLDLEVVWKFLSTEAYWGRWRTRVQVEAAVEGSWRVVGAYRGGEMVGFARAFSDGVSSAYLADVFVVDSARGTGVGKEIVREMIDNGPGAGFRWMLHTADAHGLYRQFGFGEHTKGRYLEREGVNAESLR; from the coding sequence ATGCGGACATTCGGCGACTACGAACTCGACGACGACCGGGCGCGGCTGGACCTCGAGGTGGTGTGGAAGTTCCTCTCCACCGAGGCGTACTGGGGCCGCTGGCGCACCCGCGTGCAGGTCGAGGCGGCCGTCGAAGGCTCGTGGCGGGTCGTCGGCGCCTACCGCGGCGGGGAAATGGTCGGCTTCGCGCGGGCGTTCTCCGACGGCGTTTCGTCCGCCTACCTGGCCGACGTGTTCGTCGTGGACTCCGCGCGTGGCACCGGCGTCGGCAAGGAGATCGTGCGCGAGATGATCGACAACGGGCCCGGCGCCGGCTTCCGCTGGATGCTGCACACCGCCGACGCCCACGGGCTGTACCGGCAGTTCGGCTTCGGTGAGCACACGAAGGGCCGTTACCTGGAGCGCGAAGGCGTCAACGCGGAGTCGTTGCGCTGA
- the cynS gene encoding cyanase, translating into MTTKQEAAEAVLAAKVRLGLSWAHLAETLDAPLAWTTSALLGQHPVPAEIAAKAAQVLELDADAEAALRLQPTRGALDDVVPTDPTIYRFYEVLQVYGPTIKELIHEQFGDGIMSAINFKLDVSRREDPGGERVVVTMDGKFLKYQWG; encoded by the coding sequence ATGACGACCAAGCAAGAAGCCGCGGAAGCCGTTCTCGCCGCGAAAGTCCGGCTCGGCCTCAGCTGGGCCCACCTCGCCGAAACCCTGGACGCGCCGCTCGCCTGGACGACGTCCGCGCTGCTCGGCCAGCACCCGGTGCCCGCGGAGATCGCCGCGAAGGCCGCGCAGGTCCTGGAGCTGGACGCCGACGCCGAGGCTGCGTTGCGCCTGCAGCCGACCCGCGGCGCGCTCGACGACGTGGTGCCGACCGACCCGACGATCTACCGCTTCTACGAGGTCCTGCAGGTCTACGGGCCGACGATCAAGGAGCTGATCCACGAGCAGTTCGGCGACGGGATCATGAGCGCGATCAACTTCAAGCTCGACGTCTCGCGGCGGGAAGACCCGGGCGGCGAGCGCGTGGTCGTCACCATGGACGGGAAGTTCCTGAAATATCAGTGGGGCTGA
- a CDS encoding TetR/AcrR family transcriptional regulator, producing the protein MKLQVDGRKVRGEKRRAELIEATLRVIERDGVAGVTHRTVATEAGVPTTSTTYHFSSLDDLLVATLISCARDMATEVYWMIDRARSRGSRGADEVAGLLAEALGPRRGRTMAEYELYLLAARKPELRPAARRWLDVLTSMVRHDDEVAFRVFLAGIDGLLIQGLIDDEPPSADELRPVVAYLLKPR; encoded by the coding sequence GTGAAACTGCAGGTCGACGGCCGGAAAGTCCGCGGCGAGAAGCGCCGCGCGGAGCTCATCGAGGCGACGCTGCGGGTGATCGAGCGCGACGGCGTCGCGGGCGTCACCCACCGCACGGTCGCCACCGAGGCCGGCGTGCCCACGACGTCCACGACCTACCACTTCTCGTCGCTGGACGACCTGCTGGTCGCGACGCTCATCTCGTGCGCCCGCGACATGGCGACCGAGGTCTACTGGATGATCGACCGCGCCCGCTCGCGCGGCAGCCGCGGCGCCGACGAGGTCGCCGGCCTGCTGGCGGAAGCGCTCGGCCCGCGTCGCGGCCGCACGATGGCGGAGTACGAGCTGTACCTGCTCGCCGCGCGCAAGCCCGAGCTGCGCCCGGCCGCGCGGCGCTGGCTGGACGTCCTGACGTCGATGGTCCGGCACGACGACGAAGTGGCGTTCCGGGTGTTCCTCGCCGGGATCGACGGGCTGCTGATCCAGGGCCTGATCGACGACGAGCCGCCGTCCGCCGACGAACTTCGCCCGGTTGTCGCCTACCTGCTGAAACCTCGTTGA
- a CDS encoding DMT family transporter: MGAYLLLALAIAAEVSATVSLKLSEGFSKLGPSIIVVLGYAVAFVALSYVLKKGLPIGVAYAIWAAAGVALVAIVGVVFLKEPVNAAMIAGLALVIGGVVLIEIGSAST; the protein is encoded by the coding sequence ATGGGTGCGTACCTTCTCCTCGCGCTGGCGATCGCCGCCGAGGTCTCCGCGACGGTCTCGCTGAAGCTCTCCGAGGGCTTCTCGAAGCTCGGCCCGTCGATCATCGTGGTGCTCGGGTACGCCGTCGCGTTCGTCGCGCTGTCGTACGTCCTGAAGAAGGGGCTGCCGATCGGCGTCGCGTACGCGATCTGGGCCGCCGCCGGCGTCGCACTGGTCGCCATCGTCGGCGTCGTGTTCCTCAAGGAACCGGTCAACGCGGCCATGATCGCCGGGCTGGCGCTGGTGATCGGCGGCGTGGTGCTGATCGAGATCGGGAGTGCGTCCACGTGA
- a CDS encoding (Fe-S)-binding protein, whose product MGALQLTLGGISVLLGLVAWGMFAATIARFVRVIRLGQPDATRNGPFMPRMKTLIKEFAAHTRMNRKRSVGPAHWLVMWGFLLGSLALFEAYGEVFVPTWGWPVLDDFPPFQLLMELLGLGTIVGILVLMAIRQRNHPRRADRQSRFQGSNFKWAYFIEAVVLIEGIGIIGVRAAKAALGAHETPTWAAFVSNPLGELLPASPNLVTVFAFVKLMSATVWLIVVARTMTMGIAWHRFSAFFNIYFKREQDGGVALGALKPMMSGGKVLDLEEADPDEDTFGVGKIEDFSWKGWLDFSTCTECGRCQEQCPAWNTGKPLSPKLLITQLRDHAYAKAPYLLAGGKRDMAGDEVGLSGDNMYAGIDVLAIAESQKALIGGDGATGGVIDPDVLWSCTSCGACVEQCPVDIEHVDHIVDMRRYQVMIESSFPSELNGMFKNLENKGNPWGQNAKDRLAWTEDLDFEVPVFDGDMGDAEYLFWVGCAGAFEDRAKKTTRAVAELLHMADVKYKVLGSEESCTGDPARRAGNEFLFQMLAQQNVEILNSVFEGRERKTRKVVVTCAHCFNTLANEYPELGGQFDVVHHTQLLNRLVREKQLVPVAPVAEDVTYHDPCYLGRHNKVYDAPRELVGATGAQLREMPRHGDKSMCCGAGGARMWMEEKIGKRINVERVDEALGTAPSKIATGCPFCKVMLNDGLTARQADGSASEKVEIVDVAQMLLESVKRKPEPKPVALGAPSLAETSEEA is encoded by the coding sequence ATGGGCGCTCTGCAACTGACGCTCGGCGGGATCTCCGTCCTGCTCGGCCTCGTCGCCTGGGGCATGTTCGCCGCGACGATCGCCCGCTTCGTGCGGGTCATCCGCCTCGGACAGCCCGACGCGACCCGCAACGGCCCCTTCATGCCGCGCATGAAGACGCTGATCAAGGAGTTCGCGGCCCACACCCGGATGAACCGGAAGCGCAGTGTCGGACCGGCCCACTGGCTGGTCATGTGGGGCTTCCTGCTCGGCTCGCTCGCCCTGTTCGAGGCCTACGGCGAGGTGTTCGTCCCGACCTGGGGCTGGCCGGTCCTCGACGACTTCCCGCCGTTCCAGCTGCTCATGGAGCTGCTCGGGCTCGGCACGATCGTGGGCATCCTGGTGCTGATGGCGATCCGCCAGCGCAACCACCCGCGCCGCGCCGACCGCCAGTCGCGCTTCCAGGGCTCCAACTTCAAGTGGGCCTACTTCATCGAGGCCGTCGTCCTCATCGAAGGCATCGGCATCATCGGCGTCCGCGCCGCGAAGGCCGCGCTCGGCGCGCACGAGACGCCGACCTGGGCCGCCTTCGTCTCGAACCCGCTCGGCGAGCTGCTGCCGGCCAGCCCGAACCTGGTCACGGTCTTCGCGTTCGTCAAGCTGATGAGCGCCACGGTCTGGCTGATCGTCGTCGCCCGCACGATGACCATGGGCATCGCGTGGCACCGCTTCAGCGCGTTCTTCAACATCTACTTCAAGCGCGAGCAGGACGGCGGCGTCGCCCTCGGCGCGCTCAAGCCGATGATGAGCGGCGGCAAGGTCCTCGACCTCGAGGAAGCCGACCCGGACGAGGACACCTTCGGCGTCGGCAAGATCGAGGACTTCAGCTGGAAGGGCTGGCTGGACTTCTCGACGTGCACCGAGTGCGGCCGTTGCCAGGAGCAGTGCCCCGCGTGGAACACCGGCAAGCCGCTGTCGCCGAAGCTGCTCATCACGCAGCTGCGTGACCACGCCTACGCGAAGGCGCCGTACCTGCTGGCCGGTGGAAAGCGCGACATGGCCGGTGACGAGGTCGGTTTGTCCGGCGACAACATGTACGCGGGCATCGACGTCCTCGCGATCGCCGAGTCGCAAAAAGCTCTAATCGGCGGCGATGGTGCTACCGGTGGCGTCATCGACCCCGACGTCCTCTGGTCCTGCACCAGCTGCGGCGCCTGCGTCGAGCAGTGCCCGGTGGACATCGAGCACGTCGACCACATCGTCGACATGCGCCGCTACCAGGTGATGATCGAGTCGTCGTTCCCCAGCGAGCTGAACGGCATGTTCAAGAACCTGGAGAACAAGGGCAACCCGTGGGGCCAGAACGCCAAGGACCGGCTGGCCTGGACCGAGGACCTGGACTTCGAGGTCCCGGTGTTCGACGGCGACATGGGCGACGCCGAGTACCTGTTCTGGGTCGGCTGCGCCGGCGCGTTCGAGGACCGCGCGAAGAAGACGACGCGCGCGGTCGCCGAGCTGCTGCACATGGCCGACGTCAAGTACAAGGTGCTCGGCTCGGAGGAGTCCTGCACCGGTGACCCGGCGCGGCGCGCGGGCAACGAGTTCCTCTTCCAGATGCTGGCGCAGCAGAACGTCGAGATCCTGAACTCGGTGTTCGAGGGCCGGGAGCGCAAGACGCGCAAGGTCGTCGTGACCTGCGCGCACTGCTTCAACACCCTCGCCAACGAGTACCCGGAGCTGGGCGGCCAGTTCGACGTCGTGCACCACACGCAGCTGCTGAACCGGCTGGTGCGGGAGAAGCAGCTGGTGCCGGTGGCGCCGGTCGCGGAGGACGTCACCTACCACGACCCGTGTTACCTCGGCCGCCACAACAAGGTCTACGACGCGCCGCGCGAGCTGGTCGGTGCGACCGGCGCGCAGCTGCGCGAGATGCCGCGGCACGGCGACAAGTCGATGTGCTGCGGCGCCGGCGGCGCGCGGATGTGGATGGAAGAGAAGATCGGCAAGCGGATCAACGTCGAGCGCGTCGACGAGGCGCTCGGCACCGCGCCGTCGAAGATCGCGACGGGCTGCCCGTTCTGCAAGGTCATGCTGAACGACGGCCTTACGGCCCGGCAGGCCGACGGCAGTGCGAGCGAGAAGGTCGAGATCGTCGACGTCGCGCAGATGCTGCTGGAGTCGGTCAAGCGCAAGCCGGAGCCGAAGCCGGTGGCCCTCGGCGCACCGTCGCTCGCGGAGACGTCCGAAGAAGCCTGA
- a CDS encoding DUF742 domain-containing protein gives MGARFPSAGRHALNTLPDDAEERFASPDPSPSVGRVGARFPSVAAADRIVPAPEPSPEPEVLVEVELNEAFAEPVIPPQDHVLASRTLVRPYVLTRGRTQSRRHLAIEAMVSTRAGVHWNGARLTGEFRSVRTLCHHPRSVAEVAARLSVPLGVARVLLDDMAEQGLVTIHDSRVSVDGRPAIALMERVLHGLRQL, from the coding sequence GTGGGCGCACGCTTCCCGTCGGCCGGCCGGCACGCCCTCAACACCCTCCCGGACGACGCCGAAGAGCGCTTCGCGTCGCCCGACCCGTCGCCCTCGGTCGGCCGGGTCGGCGCCCGCTTCCCGTCCGTGGCGGCCGCGGACCGGATCGTGCCGGCGCCCGAGCCGTCCCCCGAACCCGAAGTCCTCGTCGAGGTCGAACTCAACGAGGCCTTCGCCGAGCCCGTCATCCCGCCCCAGGACCACGTACTCGCTTCGCGGACGCTCGTGCGCCCGTACGTCCTCACGCGCGGCCGTACGCAGTCACGGCGTCACCTCGCCATCGAGGCGATGGTCTCGACCCGGGCCGGCGTGCACTGGAACGGCGCCCGGCTGACCGGGGAGTTCCGGTCGGTGCGGACGCTGTGCCACCACCCGCGGTCGGTCGCCGAGGTCGCGGCCCGGCTCAGCGTGCCGCTCGGCGTCGCCCGGGTGCTGCTCGACGACATGGCCGAGCAGGGCCTGGTGACCATCCACGACAGCCGGGTGAGCGTCGACGGCCGGCCGGCGATCGCCCTCATGGAACGCGTGCTGCACGGCCTGCGACAGCTTTGA
- a CDS encoding cation diffusion facilitator family transporter, giving the protein MSEESGNTGGESTLTVLLAGGVNLAIAIMKLVAGIITGSGAMLSEAAHSVADTFTEALLLTALKRSDRPADRVHPFGYGKERYFWSLLAAVSIFASGSMFALYEGVATLFGHGEAQSTSILSYIVLAVAFLLEGTSWVQAVRQTRRESKAENRSFWAYLRLIDDPTPKTVLFEDSAALVGLLVAFAGIGLHQLTGSEVWDGVASIVIGVLLACVAYLLGRTNRGLLIGRQANPEIVRGVRDHLSAAPEIEAVVDLQTMLMGTDQVLVCTRVDFDDSLGAADLERACVRIAAELTESFNDVTEVFIEPVPRTDPDLRATVLARYGEVAERWNKPA; this is encoded by the coding sequence GTGAGCGAGGAATCCGGCAACACCGGCGGCGAAAGCACCCTGACCGTTCTGCTCGCCGGTGGGGTGAACCTGGCGATCGCGATCATGAAGCTGGTCGCGGGGATCATCACCGGCTCGGGCGCGATGCTGTCCGAGGCCGCGCACTCGGTGGCCGACACGTTCACCGAGGCCCTGCTGCTGACGGCGTTGAAACGTTCCGACCGCCCGGCCGACCGCGTGCACCCCTTCGGCTACGGCAAGGAGCGCTACTTCTGGTCGCTGCTCGCCGCCGTGTCGATCTTCGCGTCGGGCTCGATGTTCGCGCTCTACGAAGGCGTCGCGACGCTCTTCGGGCACGGCGAAGCGCAGAGCACGTCGATCCTCAGCTACATCGTGCTGGCCGTGGCGTTCCTGCTCGAAGGCACGTCGTGGGTGCAGGCCGTGCGCCAGACCCGCCGGGAGTCCAAGGCCGAGAACCGGTCCTTCTGGGCCTACCTGCGCCTGATCGACGACCCGACGCCGAAGACCGTGCTGTTCGAGGACTCGGCCGCGCTGGTCGGCCTGCTGGTCGCGTTCGCCGGCATCGGGCTGCACCAGCTCACCGGCTCGGAGGTGTGGGACGGCGTCGCGTCGATCGTCATCGGCGTGCTGCTCGCCTGCGTCGCCTACCTGCTCGGGCGGACCAACCGCGGCCTGCTCATCGGCCGTCAGGCCAACCCGGAGATCGTCCGCGGCGTCCGCGACCACCTGTCGGCCGCGCCGGAGATCGAGGCCGTCGTGGACCTGCAGACCATGCTGATGGGCACCGACCAGGTCCTCGTCTGCACCCGCGTGGACTTCGACGACTCCCTGGGCGCCGCGGACCTGGAGCGCGCCTGCGTCCGGATCGCCGCCGAGCTGACGGAGTCGTTCAACGACGTCACCGAGGTGTTCATCGAGCCGGTGCCGCGGACGGATCCCGACCTGCGCGCGACCGTCCTGGCCCGCTACGGCGAGGTCGCGGAGCGGTGGAACAAACCGGCCTAG
- a CDS encoding CAP domain-containing protein: protein MVMVSLSVLLGVFSAATGTWMATAEGNTSEAAAAALVLPNEPGGSGGASGTELNGQKKNSGGQQPAPTTSAAAPTTSSAAPAPTETSAAPPPSTSAAPAPTTKPAARVASSVAEQVLSLVNDERGKAGCKPLAEESHLTKAAQDYSDDMSARNFFSHTNPEGVTFDQRIKTAGYSKPGAENIAKGQTSAAQVMDSWMNSEGHRANILNCSLTKLGVGFTKAGNYWVQDFGY, encoded by the coding sequence GTGGTGATGGTGTCACTCAGTGTGCTGCTCGGCGTCTTTTCCGCGGCGACCGGCACCTGGATGGCCACCGCCGAAGGAAACACCTCCGAGGCGGCCGCCGCGGCTCTGGTGCTTCCGAACGAGCCCGGCGGGTCCGGCGGTGCCAGCGGCACGGAGCTGAACGGCCAAAAGAAGAACTCCGGGGGACAGCAGCCGGCGCCGACGACTTCGGCCGCGGCGCCGACGACGTCCAGCGCGGCCCCTGCGCCGACCGAGACGTCCGCGGCCCCGCCGCCGTCCACCTCCGCGGCGCCGGCGCCGACCACGAAGCCCGCGGCCCGCGTCGCCTCCTCGGTTGCCGAACAGGTCCTCTCCCTGGTCAACGACGAGCGCGGGAAAGCGGGCTGCAAGCCGCTGGCCGAGGAATCACACCTCACGAAGGCCGCGCAGGACTACAGCGACGACATGTCCGCCCGGAACTTCTTCTCCCACACCAACCCCGAGGGCGTCACGTTCGACCAGCGCATCAAGACCGCCGGCTACTCGAAGCCGGGCGCGGAGAACATCGCGAAGGGTCAGACGTCGGCGGCGCAGGTCATGGACTCGTGGATGAACTCCGAGGGCCACCGCGCGAACATCCTGAACTGCTCGCTCACGAAACTCGGCGTCGGCTTCACCAAGGCCGGCAACTACTGGGTCCAGGACTTCGGGTACTGA